One genomic window of Streptomyces sp. NBC_01276 includes the following:
- the murJ gene encoding murein biosynthesis integral membrane protein MurJ, which translates to MEATTRTEPRAAEADAEADADRRGPAGGGSVLRSGALMAAGSIVSRVIGFVRSAVVLAALGTGFLGDSYTVANTVPNILYMLLVGGALNAVFVPELVRAAREHRDGGTAYTDRLLTACTVALLVLTAIAVLAAPLIIETYTPWYEGADKSTTIALARFCLPQILFYGLFTLLGQVLNARGRFGAMMWTPVLNNLVVIGVFGLFLYVSHGPAEGLTADGTRLLGIGTTAGIVLQALALIPSLRAAGFRWRPRFDWRGSGLTRPLRNAGWLVLLVLANQIAYWVVTRLSTGVGHDLGNAGYAAYTNAYQLWVVPQGIVTVSLVTALMPRMSAAASDGDLPAVRTDVSYALRSSAALVVPAAVLFAALAPWVMDCVAGYGHNGPAGVEAMAGMLIAFAPGLIAYSAQYVLARGFYALSDTRTPFFLNLVIVAVNAGLSYTAYAVLPPRWAVTGMAAASSLAFTAGAAVTAYALARRLGPRARTRTAARPTALGTHLRLLAACLPAGAAAYATARAADGLGAYAAAGAGTIVLALVVVLLAGPLRLTEITDLIDSLRRKTGRKWEETV; encoded by the coding sequence ATGGAAGCCACCACCCGCACGGAACCCCGGGCGGCCGAAGCCGACGCCGAAGCCGACGCCGACCGGAGGGGCCCCGCGGGAGGCGGCTCGGTCCTGCGCAGCGGCGCGCTCATGGCGGCCGGCTCGATCGTCTCCCGCGTCATCGGCTTCGTCCGCTCCGCCGTGGTCCTCGCCGCGCTCGGCACCGGATTCCTGGGCGACAGCTACACGGTCGCCAATACGGTCCCGAACATCCTCTACATGCTGCTCGTCGGCGGTGCCCTCAACGCCGTCTTCGTCCCCGAGCTGGTGCGCGCCGCCCGGGAACACCGCGACGGCGGGACCGCCTACACCGACCGGCTGCTGACCGCCTGCACCGTGGCCCTCCTCGTGCTCACCGCCATCGCCGTCCTGGCGGCCCCGCTGATCATCGAGACGTACACCCCCTGGTACGAGGGGGCCGACAAGAGCACCACCATCGCCCTGGCCCGCTTCTGCCTCCCGCAGATCCTCTTCTACGGGCTCTTCACCCTGCTCGGGCAAGTGCTGAACGCCCGCGGCCGCTTCGGCGCCATGATGTGGACGCCCGTCCTCAACAACCTGGTCGTCATCGGCGTCTTCGGGTTGTTCCTGTACGTGTCCCACGGCCCCGCCGAGGGCCTCACCGCCGACGGGACCCGCCTGCTCGGCATCGGTACCACCGCCGGGATCGTGCTCCAGGCCCTCGCCCTGATCCCCTCGCTGCGCGCCGCGGGCTTCCGCTGGCGCCCCCGCTTCGATTGGCGCGGCAGCGGCCTCACCCGTCCCCTGCGCAACGCGGGCTGGCTGGTCCTGCTCGTGCTCGCCAACCAGATCGCCTACTGGGTGGTCACCCGGCTCTCCACCGGCGTCGGCCACGACCTCGGCAACGCCGGATACGCCGCCTACACCAACGCCTACCAGCTGTGGGTCGTCCCCCAGGGCATCGTCACCGTCTCCCTCGTGACCGCTCTGATGCCCCGGATGAGCGCCGCCGCCTCCGACGGCGACCTGCCCGCGGTCCGCACGGACGTCTCCTACGCCCTGCGCTCCAGCGCTGCCCTCGTCGTGCCCGCCGCCGTCCTCTTCGCCGCGCTCGCACCCTGGGTGATGGACTGCGTCGCCGGGTACGGCCACAACGGCCCCGCCGGCGTCGAGGCCATGGCGGGCATGCTCATCGCCTTCGCGCCCGGTCTGATCGCCTACTCCGCCCAGTACGTGCTCGCCCGCGGCTTCTACGCCCTCTCCGACACCCGGACCCCCTTCTTCCTCAACCTGGTCATCGTCGCCGTGAACGCCGGGCTCTCCTACACCGCGTACGCCGTGCTCCCGCCGCGCTGGGCCGTCACCGGCATGGCCGCCGCCTCCTCCCTCGCCTTCACCGCGGGCGCCGCCGTGACCGCGTACGCCCTCGCCCGCAGGCTCGGCCCGCGCGCGCGGACCCGTACCGCCGCCCGCCCCACGGCCCTCGGGACCCACCTGCGCCTGCTCGCCGCCTGCCTGCCCGCCGGGGCCGCCGCGTACGCGACGGCCAGGGCCGCCGACGGCCTCGGGGCCTACGCGGCGGCCGGGGCGGGAACCATCGTGCTCGCGCTGGTCGTCGTACTCCTCGCCGGGCCCCTGCGCCTGACGGAGATCACCGACCTGATCGACTCCCTGCGGCGCAAGACCGGCCGGAAGTGGGAGGAGACCGTATGA
- a CDS encoding amino acid ABC transporter permease yields the protein MTAHALHRAPESTALYDLPGPRTRRRHRVYGIVSTVVILGLLAWILYLLFDTEQFTSAKWSPFIYKGIQELILRGLGNTLKAFAYASVLSLLLGAVLGAGRLSVHRPVRWAATVFVEFFRAMPVLVMIFFIFVALKAQPLPALVAGLTLYNGSVLAEVFRTGINSVERGQREAAYALGMRKTQVMTFVLAPQAVRAMLPTIISQLVVALKDTSLGYLITYEEFLHAGKLIASNLDYDLPFIPVVMIISPIYIGMCMLLSWFATWVARRERRSPKTAAVEVAPAEPETVLPGR from the coding sequence ATGACCGCGCACGCGCTCCACCGGGCCCCGGAGTCCACGGCCCTCTACGACCTGCCCGGCCCCCGCACCCGGCGCCGTCACCGCGTCTACGGGATCGTGTCGACGGTGGTGATCCTCGGGCTGCTGGCCTGGATCCTCTACCTGCTCTTCGACACCGAGCAGTTCACCTCCGCCAAGTGGAGCCCCTTCATCTACAAGGGCATCCAGGAACTGATCCTGCGGGGGCTGGGCAACACCCTCAAGGCCTTCGCCTACGCCTCGGTGCTCTCGCTCCTGCTCGGCGCGGTGCTCGGCGCCGGCCGGCTCTCGGTGCACCGGCCCGTGCGCTGGGCGGCGACGGTGTTCGTGGAGTTCTTCCGGGCCATGCCGGTCCTGGTGATGATCTTCTTCATCTTCGTCGCGCTCAAGGCGCAGCCGCTGCCCGCGCTGGTGGCGGGGCTGACCCTGTACAACGGATCGGTGCTCGCCGAGGTCTTCCGTACGGGCATCAACTCCGTGGAGAGGGGCCAGCGCGAGGCGGCGTACGCCCTCGGCATGCGCAAGACGCAGGTCATGACCTTCGTGCTGGCCCCGCAGGCCGTCCGCGCGATGCTGCCCACGATCATCAGCCAGCTGGTGGTCGCGCTGAAGGACACCTCGCTCGGCTACCTGATCACCTACGAGGAGTTCCTGCACGCGGGCAAGCTGATCGCCTCCAACCTCGACTACGACCTGCCGTTCATCCCCGTGGTGATGATCATCTCCCCGATCTACATCGGGATGTGCATGCTGCTGTCCTGGTTCGCCACCTGGGTGGCCCGGCGGGAGCGGCGCAGCCCGAAGACCGCGGCCGTCGAAGTCGCCCCCGCGGAGCCCGAGACGGTGCTGCCGGGGCGGTGA
- a CDS encoding amino acid ABC transporter ATP-binding protein, protein MAVDPLIELRDVNKHYGQLHVLRNIDLTVGRGEVVVIIGPSGSGKSTLCRTINRLETIESGTITLDGRPLPAEGKELARLRAEVGMVFQSFNLFAHKTVLANVSLAQLKVRKRGKEEADKRSRELLDRVGLADQAGKYPAQLSGGQQQRVAIARALAMSPKALLFDEPTSALDPEMINEVLEVMQQLAADGMTMVVVTHEMGFARSAANRVVFMADGRIVEDRTPEEFFTAPESERARDFLSKILKH, encoded by the coding sequence ATGGCCGTCGATCCGTTGATCGAGCTGCGGGACGTCAACAAGCACTACGGGCAGTTGCACGTCCTGCGGAACATCGACCTCACCGTCGGCCGCGGGGAGGTGGTGGTGATCATCGGCCCGTCCGGTTCCGGTAAGTCCACCCTCTGCCGGACCATCAACCGGCTGGAGACCATCGAGTCCGGCACGATCACCCTCGACGGCCGGCCCCTGCCCGCCGAGGGCAAGGAGCTGGCCCGGCTGCGTGCCGAGGTGGGCATGGTGTTCCAGTCCTTCAACCTCTTCGCGCACAAGACCGTCCTCGCCAACGTCTCCCTCGCACAGCTCAAGGTCAGGAAGCGCGGTAAGGAGGAGGCGGACAAGCGCTCCCGGGAACTCCTGGACCGGGTCGGCCTCGCGGACCAGGCCGGCAAGTACCCCGCCCAGCTCTCAGGCGGCCAGCAGCAGCGCGTGGCCATCGCCCGCGCCCTGGCCATGAGCCCCAAGGCCCTCCTCTTCGACGAGCCCACCTCGGCGCTCGACCCGGAGATGATCAACGAGGTGCTGGAGGTCATGCAGCAGCTCGCGGCCGACGGCATGACGATGGTCGTCGTCACGCACGAGATGGGCTTCGCCCGCTCCGCCGCCAACCGCGTCGTCTTCATGGCCGACGGAAGGATCGTCGAGGACCGCACCCCGGAGGAGTTCTTCACCGCACCCGAGAGCGAGCGGGCCCGGGACTTCCTCTCCAAGATCCTCAAGCACTGA
- a CDS encoding DUF6278 family protein has product MNIPFLANWLNRHETEQGAGLAAALADHPEGVAELFSECEMLRAQARAAGLELDQTPASLEALDQLMPRWRRDPEAVPWLGSDAGFYLGTVIVRTLRGSAWQSWPNGRPVIRLASGRELDVVESGVSWAMTGSPELSQAYAEASEG; this is encoded by the coding sequence ATGAACATCCCTTTCCTCGCCAACTGGCTGAACCGGCATGAAACGGAACAGGGTGCGGGACTCGCCGCCGCCCTCGCGGATCACCCCGAGGGCGTCGCCGAGTTGTTCTCGGAGTGCGAGATGCTGCGGGCGCAGGCGAGGGCGGCCGGTCTCGAACTCGACCAGACCCCGGCCTCCTTGGAGGCCCTCGACCAGCTGATGCCCCGCTGGCGGCGGGACCCCGAGGCCGTCCCGTGGCTGGGCAGCGACGCCGGGTTCTACCTCGGCACCGTGATCGTCCGCACCCTCCGAGGATCCGCCTGGCAGTCGTGGCCCAACGGCCGGCCCGTGATCCGGCTCGCCTCGGGGCGGGAGCTCGACGTGGTCGAGTCGGGGGTGTCCTGGGCGATGACCGGTTCCCCGGAACTCAGCCAGGCCTACGCGGAGGCCTCCGAAGGCTGA
- a CDS encoding ROK family glucokinase translates to MSTYRDFALSHRGAARGTVLRTVGTRERRSLLTAPRVPTVGIDIGGTKVMAGVVDADGVILEKIRAETPDKSKSPKVVEDTIVELVLDLSDRHDVHAVGIGAAGWVDADRSRVLFAPHLAWRDEPLRDALQSRLAVPVMVDNDANTAAWAEWRFGAGRGEDHLVMITLGTGIGGAILEGGQVKRGRYGVAGEFGHMQVVPGGHRCPCGNRGCWEQYSSGNALVREARELAAADSPVAYNIIARVGGNVHEITGPLITELAREGDAMCVELLQDIGQWLGVGIANLAAALDPSCFVIGGGVSAADDLLIGPARDAFRRHLTGRGYRPEARIAKAQLGPEAGMVGAADLARLVARRFRRATRRRVERYERYAQFGLRTATGPTPPQEPKDQDQQ, encoded by the coding sequence ATGAGCACGTACCGGGACTTCGCGCTCTCCCACCGGGGCGCGGCGCGGGGCACCGTCCTGCGGACCGTCGGGACGCGGGAGCGCCGCTCGCTGCTGACCGCCCCGCGCGTCCCGACCGTCGGCATCGACATCGGCGGCACCAAGGTGATGGCCGGCGTCGTCGACGCCGACGGGGTCATCCTGGAGAAGATCCGCGCCGAGACCCCCGACAAGTCCAAGAGCCCCAAGGTCGTCGAGGACACCATCGTCGAGCTGGTCCTGGACCTCTCCGACCGGCACGACGTGCACGCGGTGGGCATCGGCGCCGCCGGCTGGGTCGACGCAGACCGCTCCCGCGTGCTCTTCGCCCCGCACCTGGCCTGGCGCGACGAGCCGCTGCGCGACGCCCTGCAGTCCCGGCTCGCGGTCCCGGTCATGGTCGACAACGATGCCAACACCGCGGCCTGGGCGGAATGGCGCTTCGGCGCGGGCCGCGGCGAGGACCACCTGGTCATGATCACCCTGGGCACCGGCATCGGCGGGGCCATCCTGGAGGGCGGGCAGGTCAAGCGCGGCCGCTACGGGGTGGCGGGAGAGTTCGGCCACATGCAGGTCGTCCCGGGCGGCCACCGCTGCCCCTGCGGCAACCGCGGCTGCTGGGAGCAGTACAGCTCCGGCAACGCCCTCGTCCGCGAGGCCCGGGAGCTGGCCGCCGCCGACTCGCCGGTCGCGTACAACATCATCGCCCGGGTCGGCGGCAACGTCCACGAGATCACCGGGCCGCTGATCACCGAGCTGGCCCGTGAGGGCGACGCCATGTGCGTGGAGCTCCTCCAGGACATCGGCCAGTGGCTCGGCGTGGGCATCGCCAACCTCGCCGCCGCCCTCGACCCCTCCTGTTTCGTCATCGGCGGCGGGGTCAGCGCCGCCGACGACCTCCTCATCGGACCCGCCCGGGACGCCTTCCGCCGCCACCTCACCGGCCGCGGCTACCGCCCCGAGGCGCGCATCGCCAAGGCCCAGCTCGGTCCCGAGGCGGGCATGGTCGGCGCCGCCGACCTCGCCCGGCTCGTCGCCCGCCGCTTCCGCCGCGCCACGCGCCGGCGCGTCGAGCGGTACGAGCGCTACGCGCAGTTCGGCCTGCGCACCGCCACGGGCCCGACACCGCCCCAGGAACCCAAGGACCAGGACCAGCAGTGA
- a CDS encoding amino acid ABC transporter permease, with translation MNVLTENFALYGKGFWGTVQLTFYGSLLALVLGFVMASFRVAPIGSFRVFGTVWVTVLRNTPLTLLFFAVLLGLPRFGLVLPFQVFAILALGCYTSAFICEVLRSGINTVPKGQGEAARSLGMSFGQTLGTVVLPQAFRSVIPPIGSTLIALAKNSAIAGAFSVNELLGTYKTLSELGYNIIWTFVWIAVGYLIITLSISALFHVLEKRYGVAR, from the coding sequence ATGAACGTACTCACCGAGAACTTCGCGCTCTACGGGAAGGGCTTCTGGGGCACCGTCCAGCTGACCTTCTACGGCTCCCTCCTCGCCCTGGTCCTGGGCTTCGTGATGGCCTCCTTCCGGGTCGCGCCCATCGGCTCCTTCCGGGTCTTCGGCACGGTCTGGGTGACCGTGCTGCGCAACACCCCGCTCACCCTGCTCTTCTTCGCGGTGCTGCTCGGCCTGCCCCGCTTCGGGCTGGTGCTGCCCTTCCAGGTCTTCGCCATCCTGGCCCTGGGCTGCTACACCTCCGCCTTCATCTGCGAGGTGCTGCGCTCGGGCATCAACACGGTGCCCAAGGGTCAGGGCGAGGCGGCCCGCAGCCTGGGGATGTCCTTCGGGCAGACGCTGGGCACGGTGGTGCTGCCGCAGGCCTTCCGGTCCGTGATCCCGCCCATCGGCTCCACGCTGATCGCCCTCGCCAAGAACTCCGCGATCGCCGGCGCCTTCAGCGTGAACGAGCTGCTGGGCACGTACAAGACGCTCAGCGAGCTGGGCTACAACATCATCTGGACCTTCGTCTGGATCGCCGTGGGGTACCTGATCATCACCCTGTCCATCAGCGCGCTCTTCCACGTACTGGAGAAGCGCTACGGAGTCGCCCGATGA
- a CDS encoding response regulator — translation MPRVLLIEDDPSIREGVGLGLRRRGHEVRAADTGEAGLALMGGFHPDLVLLDLMLPGINGVQVCRRIRETSEVPIIMLTARGDDFDIVVGLEAGADDYIVKPARTEIIEARIKAVLRRLVDPGGRPGVEHHGELAVDRAGLTVAKSGERVPLAPSEIKLLLHLTASPEQVFSRQQLLEYVWEHSYHADARLVDACVRRLRNKIEDPGGSPRYIQTVRGFGYRFGPLGPR, via the coding sequence ATGCCACGCGTACTGCTGATCGAGGACGACCCTTCCATCCGGGAAGGGGTGGGACTCGGCCTGCGCCGCCGCGGCCACGAGGTGAGAGCCGCCGACACGGGCGAGGCCGGCCTCGCCCTCATGGGCGGCTTCCACCCCGATCTGGTGCTCCTCGACCTCATGCTGCCCGGGATCAACGGCGTCCAGGTGTGCCGCCGGATCCGCGAGACCAGCGAGGTCCCGATCATCATGCTCACCGCACGCGGCGACGACTTCGACATCGTCGTCGGCCTGGAGGCCGGGGCCGACGACTACATCGTCAAACCGGCCCGGACCGAGATCATCGAGGCCCGCATCAAGGCCGTACTGCGCCGGCTCGTCGACCCCGGGGGCCGCCCCGGCGTGGAACACCACGGCGAACTCGCCGTCGACCGCGCCGGCCTGACCGTCGCCAAGAGCGGCGAACGCGTGCCCCTCGCCCCCAGCGAGATCAAGCTCCTGCTCCACCTGACGGCCTCGCCCGAGCAGGTCTTCTCCCGCCAACAGCTGCTGGAGTACGTGTGGGAGCACAGCTACCACGCCGACGCCCGGCTCGTGGACGCCTGCGTGCGCAGGCTGCGCAACAAGATCGAGGACCCCGGCGGCAGCCCCCGCTACATACAGACCGTGCGGGGCTTCGGCTACCGCTTCGGACCGCTCGGACCGCGTTAG
- a CDS encoding glutamate ABC transporter substrate-binding protein, producing the protein MRHATRFARALHVLRALALALALLAAAACGKPGSPPVKGPQPEDLPAYRVATGFRLPGSPTWERARKRGHLVVGAKEDQPYMGEKDPARGTYSGFDIEIAKMISASLGFDPKTIEFKTISSANRETALQNGQIDYYVGTYTINDNRKKQVGFAGPYFMAGQSLLVRKDEQDIKGPDDLAGKRVCSAAGSTPYQRLQKEHPEAVLVSYDTYSVCVDNLLTYQVDAVSTDDSILLGYAAKVPDELKVVGEPFSREPYGIGVPRSDTALRFAIDDALAAHEKNGDWKKAYEATLGLSGKPAPTPPPIDRYPAS; encoded by the coding sequence GTGAGACACGCCACCCGCTTCGCGCGCGCCCTGCACGTCCTGCGCGCCCTCGCCCTGGCCCTGGCCCTCCTCGCGGCCGCCGCCTGCGGCAAGCCCGGCAGCCCTCCGGTCAAGGGGCCGCAGCCCGAGGACCTGCCCGCGTACCGGGTGGCCACCGGCTTCCGGCTGCCCGGATCCCCCACCTGGGAGCGGGCGAGGAAGCGCGGGCACCTCGTGGTCGGGGCCAAGGAGGACCAGCCGTACATGGGGGAGAAGGACCCCGCGCGGGGGACCTACTCCGGCTTCGACATCGAGATCGCCAAGATGATCTCCGCCTCCCTCGGCTTCGACCCCAAGACCATCGAGTTCAAGACCATCTCCTCCGCCAACCGCGAGACCGCCCTCCAGAACGGCCAGATCGACTACTACGTGGGCACCTACACGATCAACGACAACCGCAAGAAGCAGGTCGGATTCGCCGGCCCCTACTTCATGGCCGGCCAGTCCCTGCTGGTCCGCAAGGACGAGCAGGACATCAAGGGCCCCGATGACCTCGCGGGCAAGAGGGTCTGCTCGGCCGCCGGCTCCACGCCCTACCAACGGCTCCAGAAGGAGCACCCGGAGGCGGTCCTCGTCTCCTACGACACCTACTCGGTCTGCGTGGACAACCTGCTGACCTACCAGGTCGACGCCGTCTCCACCGACGACTCCATCCTCCTCGGATACGCCGCCAAGGTCCCCGACGAGCTCAAGGTGGTCGGCGAACCCTTCTCCCGGGAGCCGTACGGCATCGGCGTGCCGCGCTCCGACACCGCCCTGCGCTTCGCCATCGACGACGCGCTGGCCGCGCACGAGAAGAACGGCGACTGGAAGAAGGCCTACGAGGCCACGCTCGGCCTCTCCGGCAAGCCCGCCCCGACACCACCGCCCATCGACCGCTACCCGGCGAGCTGA
- a CDS encoding exodeoxyribonuclease III, giving the protein MRIATFNVNSITARLPRLLAWLETSGTDVLCIQETKCSAEQFPAAELRELGYESAVNATGRWNGVALLSRVGLEDVVTGLPGGPDYEGVQEPRAISATCGGVRVWSVYVPNGREVEHDHYGYKLEWFRVLADVVAEDAAGPRPFAVLGDFNVAPTDEDVYDPAVFEGLTHVTPAERAALEALRAAGLSDVLPRALKYDRPYTFWDYRMLAFPKNRGMRIDLVYGNEPFAKAVKDAYVDREERKGKGASDHAPVVVDLDL; this is encoded by the coding sequence ATGCGTATCGCCACCTTCAACGTCAACTCGATCACCGCCCGGCTGCCGCGCCTGCTGGCCTGGCTGGAGACCTCCGGCACCGACGTGCTCTGCATCCAGGAGACCAAGTGCTCGGCGGAGCAGTTCCCCGCCGCCGAGCTGCGCGAGCTGGGCTACGAGTCGGCCGTCAACGCCACCGGCCGGTGGAACGGCGTGGCCCTGCTCTCCCGGGTCGGCCTGGAGGACGTCGTCACGGGGCTCCCCGGCGGCCCGGACTACGAGGGCGTGCAGGAGCCCCGCGCCATCTCCGCGACCTGCGGCGGCGTCCGCGTGTGGTCCGTGTACGTGCCCAACGGCCGCGAGGTCGAGCACGACCACTACGGCTACAAGCTGGAGTGGTTCCGCGTCCTGGCGGACGTCGTCGCCGAAGACGCGGCCGGACCGCGCCCGTTCGCCGTGCTCGGCGACTTCAACGTCGCGCCCACCGACGAGGACGTGTACGACCCGGCGGTCTTCGAGGGCCTCACCCACGTCACCCCCGCCGAGCGCGCCGCCCTGGAGGCCCTGCGCGCGGCCGGTCTCTCCGACGTCCTCCCGCGCGCCCTCAAGTACGACCGCCCGTACACCTTCTGGGACTACCGGATGCTCGCCTTCCCCAAGAACAGGGGCATGCGCATCGACCTCGTCTACGGGAACGAGCCCTTCGCCAAGGCCGTCAAGGACGCCTACGTCGACCGCGAGGAGCGCAAGGGCAAGGGCGCCTCGGACCACGCCCCCGTCGTCGTCGATCTGGACCTGTAG
- a CDS encoding MBL fold metallo-hydrolase, with product MKLTKRLHSCVQLEKDGQTLVIDPGAFSEADAGLGADVLLVTHEHPDHFEEGRIRAALDANPAAELWTPRSVAQKLSAAYPGRVHAVGHGDAFEAAGFEVRVHGELHAVIHPDIPRITNVGFLVDASLFHPGDALTVPDAPVDTLMLPVHAPWNKIAEVIDYVREVKPRQAIDIHDAYLADIARPIYDTALGNLGGAPHHRLGAGESAAL from the coding sequence ATGAAGCTCACCAAACGGCTGCACTCCTGCGTCCAGTTGGAGAAGGACGGGCAGACGCTCGTCATCGACCCGGGCGCCTTCAGCGAAGCGGACGCGGGCCTCGGCGCCGACGTCCTGCTGGTCACCCACGAACACCCGGACCACTTCGAGGAGGGCCGGATCCGCGCCGCCCTCGACGCGAATCCGGCGGCGGAGCTGTGGACCCCGCGCAGCGTCGCGCAGAAGCTGTCCGCCGCCTATCCCGGCCGGGTGCACGCCGTGGGGCACGGGGACGCCTTCGAGGCCGCCGGCTTCGAGGTCCGGGTGCACGGCGAGCTGCACGCCGTGATCCATCCGGACATCCCGCGGATCACCAACGTGGGTTTCCTCGTGGACGCTTCCCTCTTCCACCCGGGCGACGCGCTGACCGTCCCGGACGCCCCCGTCGACACGCTGATGCTCCCGGTGCACGCACCCTGGAACAAGATCGCCGAAGTGATCGACTACGTCCGCGAGGTCAAGCCCCGCCAGGCGATCGACATCCACGACGCCTACCTCGCGGACATCGCCCGGCCGATCTACGACACGGCCCTGGGCAACCTCGGCGGAGCCCCCCACCACCGGCTCGGGGCGGGCGAGAGCGCCGCGCTCTGA
- a CDS encoding CocE/NonD family hydrolase yields MKARPTPAAAVAALLAATALGLAPHQAQAAPAAPASSAPAASPELRFHDIPGSGGITLKGNVFTPAGAQPGRKYPLIVLPSSWGLPQIEYVAQARKLADSGYVVVSYASRGFWLSGGEIETAGPADIADVSAVIDWALATTPADPGRIGLGGVSYGAGISLLASAHDPRVKTVVALSGWADLIESIYSGRTEHRQAAGLLGATGYLTGRPGPELRRILDDFLGSRLDREQAMIDWGKKRSASEQIDRINANGAAIMLGNAWGDTVFPPNQYTKFFEGLTGPKRLELRPGDHATAEGTGLLGLPNDTWTNAHRWFDRYLKGDRNGVDTEAPVQIKSRSDNGYEGYADWKAVGSGGTERIPLNDSEHVFANVDSGADGGVVMLSSVLDQFFKAPPVASIPLLPRAFAAVWQSGRYQEERRIRGTVRLHTTVTPTKGDGTFVAYLYDVGPLGLGKLVSNAPYTFHGKAPGQPFGVDLDLFSTAYDVPAGHRLALVVDTVDPLYIEHNPAGAQLTFSSPRTDPSYVSVPLREQ; encoded by the coding sequence ATGAAAGCCCGCCCCACCCCAGCGGCGGCCGTGGCCGCCCTGCTCGCGGCGACCGCCCTGGGCCTGGCCCCCCACCAGGCCCAGGCGGCCCCCGCAGCGCCCGCGTCCTCGGCCCCGGCCGCCTCCCCGGAACTGCGCTTCCACGACATTCCCGGCTCCGGAGGCATCACCCTCAAGGGCAACGTCTTCACCCCCGCCGGCGCCCAGCCCGGCCGGAAGTATCCGCTGATCGTGCTCCCCAGCAGCTGGGGCCTGCCGCAGATCGAATACGTCGCCCAGGCCCGGAAGCTCGCCGACTCCGGTTACGTGGTGGTCAGTTACGCCTCGCGCGGCTTCTGGCTGTCCGGCGGCGAGATCGAGACGGCGGGCCCCGCCGACATCGCGGACGTCTCCGCCGTCATCGACTGGGCCCTCGCCACCACGCCCGCGGACCCCGGCCGGATCGGCCTCGGCGGGGTCTCGTACGGGGCCGGCATCAGCCTGCTGGCCTCCGCGCACGACCCCCGCGTCAAGACCGTGGTCGCGCTCAGCGGCTGGGCGGACCTGATCGAGTCCATCTACTCCGGCCGCACCGAGCACCGCCAGGCGGCCGGCCTCCTCGGGGCCACCGGATACCTCACCGGCCGCCCCGGCCCCGAACTCCGCCGGATCCTCGACGACTTCCTCGGCTCACGGCTGGACAGGGAACAGGCGATGATCGACTGGGGGAAGAAGCGCTCCGCCTCCGAGCAGATCGACCGGATCAACGCCAACGGCGCCGCGATCATGCTGGGCAACGCCTGGGGCGACACCGTCTTCCCGCCCAACCAGTACACGAAGTTCTTCGAGGGGCTCACCGGCCCCAAGCGGCTGGAACTGCGCCCCGGCGACCACGCCACCGCCGAGGGCACCGGCCTCCTCGGCCTGCCCAACGACACCTGGACCAACGCCCACCGCTGGTTCGACCGCTACCTCAAGGGCGACCGCAACGGCGTCGACACCGAAGCCCCCGTCCAGATCAAGTCCCGCAGCGACAACGGCTACGAGGGCTACGCCGACTGGAAGGCGGTCGGATCCGGCGGTACCGAGCGCATCCCCCTGAACGACAGCGAGCACGTCTTCGCGAACGTCGACTCCGGGGCCGACGGCGGCGTGGTCATGCTCTCCAGCGTCCTCGACCAGTTCTTCAAGGCGCCCCCCGTCGCCTCCATCCCCCTCCTCCCCCGCGCCTTCGCGGCCGTCTGGCAGTCCGGCCGCTACCAGGAGGAACGCCGGATCCGGGGCACCGTGCGCCTGCACACCACCGTCACGCCCACCAAGGGCGACGGCACGTTCGTCGCCTACCTCTACGACGTGGGCCCCCTCGGCCTCGGCAAGCTGGTCAGCAACGCCCCGTACACCTTCCACGGCAAGGCCCCCGGGCAGCCCTTCGGCGTGGACCTGGACCTCTTCTCCACCGCCTACGACGTGCCCGCGGGCCACCGGCTCGCCCTGGTCGTGGACACGGTCGACCCGCTCTACATCGAGCACAACCCCGCCGGCGCGCAGCTGACCTTCTCCTCGCCGCGCACCGATCCCTCGTACGTCTCGGTACCGCTGCGCGAGCAGTGA